A segment of the Meriones unguiculatus strain TT.TT164.6M chromosome 10, Bangor_MerUng_6.1, whole genome shotgun sequence genome:
GAGAaaggagacagagatggaggcGGGAGGTCCTGGTCACTCAGTGGTGGGTTGTTCCCCCTGGGTGAGTGGTCCACCTGGTCCACGGGCCTCTCTTGAGTACTGGGCTGCTCTAAGATGAGGCTAGGAGCTGTCTCTGAACAGATCAGGGGCAGTGCAGGGAGGGAGACCTCGCTTGGGTTAGGGCTCCTGGTGGGTAGGATTCCGTCAGTGCTGAGTTCAGGGGAGCCGGAGGGCACCACCACCCCGTGCCGCCTACTGGGTAGCCCGTCTTGGGGGACCTGGGTCTTCCTCCTAGGGACCCCTGGCCGCCTAACGCTTCGGAGTGAGAAGGGCTGCTGGCCGCTCCTCAGGTGCTTGTCCATGTGTCTGTCAAACTGCTCCTTCTTGGCAAAGGTGTAGTTGCAGGAGCTGCAGACAAAGGACCTCCTGATGACGTGCATGACGTTGGCGCAGAGCTCACAGGCGTAGAGAGGCATGTGTGGTAGCTCCCTCTCCTCTGTCACGCCGTGGGTCAGGCCCAGGTGCGCCCTCAGCTCCCAGTGCTCCGGGTAGACCTGTGGGCACTGGGGACACAGGTAGACGCGCTGTGGGCTGTGCACCGCCAGGTGGCGCTGCAGCTTGAAGGGCTTGGGGAACTGCTTTCCACAGTGGTGGCAGTCACGGGAGGGGTCCTTGCAGTCCTCGTGCACTGGGACAGCTTGGAGCGGGGACTCACTGTGGGACCAAGGGTCTGGGGATGGAGTCGGGGGCGTCTTGGCCGAGCCGGAGCAGGTGGCAGATCTGTCAGTCAAAATGGAGGGGCTGCCTCCTTCTATTGACCCACCGAGCGACAGCAAGGCGCCATCTTGGCTGGGGGTCACTGAGTCAAGCATCTTGTGCTTCACCCTTCTCCTTGAGATTTTCTTCCCAGGTTCTCCTTCCTGCTCCGACGCCTCCCGGCTGGCCTTGCCAATTGAGTGCTTGGCCTTCTGGGGCTTGGATGCTTGCTCTACAATGCTGTTCAGGAAGTGTGTGAGAGTGCCTTCCCCTTCCAAGCCCCCGGGCAGGTCTCCCAGGGTTCGCCGTGCCTGTCCATTCCGGGCAAAGCGGGCTGCATGCTCCCGGAGGTGCTGGTTGTACATCCAGACGTCGGCCACCTCCTTCAGGCACATGCCGCAGGCCCAGGGCCCTGCTTTGCCCTGCACGTGCTTCTCCCACAGGTGCTCCCGCAGGAGCTCCCGGGAGCTGAACCTGCGCTCCACGCACATGTAGCAGGTGGGGGGTGGTGAGGGGCTGTGTGCCAGCTTGTGCAGATCCAGCTCGCCCAGGCTGTGGAAGCGCCGGAAACACACCCTGCACTTGTAGGAAGCCCTCCTGCCCTTCACCGTCCGCTCTCTGCCTTTGGCTCGTCTGGCCCCGGCAGCTTCCTTCATTCTTCGGTTTGGAGGCCCCTGTGAATTTGCTGTGGCCTGGAGGTCTAGGAGCCCTGGGTTGGGCAGGTCAGAGAGGTCATCACAGGGTCCTAGGAAGCACAGGTCTTGTATCTCCAGCTGGGTGCTAAGAACCTCGAAGTCTTTAATGTACAGGGTGGGCAGGCTGGTATTCCCAGGTAGCCTGTTGTCATGTTCTCTTTCCAGGTTGGGGGGCTCCGGGCTCGCGTCTCCGAGGGAAGAGGCTGTTTCACAGGCAGGGCTGCACAGCTCCAGGTCTCGCCAGGCTGCTGGGACCATGTGCAGCTGAGGGATGGGCTCTGACCATTCTTCTTGGTTCTCAGTCAAGCAGGAGGCCTCCTCCTCCATGTAGCTGGCCTCCTGGTTGGATTCCAGGGCCCACAGGCTGAGGCTGGGGGTCCAGGGGTCAAGGCCAGCTGTCTTACTGCTCAGGAGCCCATCTGGGAGGAGGGACTCAGGCAGACTCATGGCTTCATCATCCCACAGGAACTCTTCCTCACGGGACAGGCACAGGGAGCCCGAGTCACTGAGATCTGTGGGCAGGCGTATGGAGCAGAGAGAGCCGCTGTCTGCCACCTCAGCCCTGGGCTCCTTTGGTGATGGGTGTTTTGGCCTTTTGCAGCGCTTCCCATAGACACGTAGATTCTTCTGAGTGAGGCGGCCATCCAGGGGGAAGAGCTGAGAAAAGGAGACCTCGTCATCAAACAAGTCTGGAAGTTCCCTGTGATGCGGGCCGAGGGTTTCAGGAGTGGTGACCTTGGACCCCCGAGCCCCACCCTGGGTGTCAAGGTCATCGACAGAACCCTGGGGGAAGCTGCTGATGGTGCTGTCTGCTTCAAGACTGTGTGTGCTGTCAGGGAAGTCAGGTGTCCCTTTCCCAGTGCCCCCGTCTGACCTGCCCTTGGCGTCTCTGCTGTCCCCTGCAGGCTGGCTCTCAACAGCCTTCGATGGTTCTCCACTAATGTCCAATGCCCTGGCCTCTCCTGGGCCCCAGAACCACTGCGTCCAGGCAGCCTCCTGTTCCATTGGATGTTCCTTCTCTATCGTCCCTTGACAGACTCTCCCCTCTGGGAGGGCCTTCTGTGCTGGCACCTCCTCTGTACACAGGGTCCCTTTGCTCATGTCTTCTGAATCCTCCAGTGCTCTGGGTCCTACtgtggggggtggaggggatgGTCTAACAGCTGTCCTGCGTTCTCCCCCAGGTGAGAGGCTTCGAGGGGTGAGATGATAGCCACATGCGGCAGATGGCTCTGAGAGGTGCTTGCCTGAAGTCATGTGGGTAGTGTCTCTAGGACCatgcttcttcctcctcactcccagctttccccctttcctgtttGATTTCCTCTCTGAGTGGCTGGGGGAATTGGCAGGCTCCCCACCTTGCCTCCGGCCCCTCATCTCTGCCTGTTTAGGGTGGACCTGGTCTGCTTGCCACCCATCCATTCTCCTTGGCTTTGAGGCCGGAACCTTCGTACTTTTTCCTTGCTCGCTCGGGCCTGGCATGGGTGGCTGCTGATTGAGGGGAGTGTCTGGTGTCCCTGCTCCCTCAGATTTCTCACTAGTCACTTTCAATATCTCAGGACCAGGACCCATGGTGTCCTCCAGTGCTTCGGGAGGTCTTGGCCTTTCTTTCCCAGGCACCTTGCAGATTTTCTTCCCAGGAGTCTGGCGTGCTTGGGTCATGGGATCTGGAGGCTGGCAAGCTGGCAGGATCATGGGGCTCAGCAGGGATCTAGCAGCCTCCTTGTGTGGCCGGTGCTTCCTGGCTTTGTGCCGGCTTAGGCCCGCTCTGGAGCGGAAGGAAGCGGAACAGAGCTCGCAGGCTATGGGCAGCCCAGCTGGAGTCTTCTCTGTGGGCTCCGGCTTTTTCCTCAAGCTGCGGGGCCTCCGCCGTTTATGGTCTGGCGGACTGAAGGGGTCCTTCTGGGGAGGGTGATGAGAGATGCTGATACAGCATTGAGGAGAGTCGGACCTGACGTCACTGGATGTGCACCTCAGAGAAGTTGCTGGAGCCAAGGGGAGACCCATGGGCATGCCTCGGGCACTGGCTCTGGGTACCTTTGTCACATCACAGTGTCTTGTCCCAGGTGTTCCTGGGTTGTCCTGTTCCTCGATGCTGgctcctgcctcatcttcttgGCTGATCTGAGAGTCTGGTCTTGTAGTCCCCGGTGTGGCAAGGTCTGTGGACACATTGATGATGCCAGGGCAGGGAGTGCTGCTCTGGGGCCCTAAGGAAGCGTCCGTGGAGTATGTCCTTTCTGAGCTGTTGAGGGGTGGGACTCCCATGCAGTGGGGGTCTGGCACCTCAAGTCTCTCGCCTGAATCTAGACCATCTTTGGTCAGAGGGGCAGCTTTGATGGTCATTTTGGGGGAGCTGGGAatccctgggggaggggcagtggcATGGGCAGGAGATATCCCCATCTCCTCTTTTCCAGAATCTTCTAATGTTCTTACTGCAATGCCTTTGGGGCTGTCCCTCTCCAGTACAGCAGGGGCTAAGAAACTGATGGGGCCAAGTGGATCTGAGGGAGGGTCTTTGGGACTGTTGGTCCCCAGCGGAGAGCAGCGAGATAAAGTCTCTTCACAGCTACAGCTGCTCGCTATCAATGATGTAGAGGTTGCTGGGGGCCCAGCATCTCTGGTGGCTTGGCCATGACCGGCCTTTCCCAGAGGCTCCAAGACAGGACAGGCTGGCTGATGGTAGTAGCTGGGTAGGTCTCTGTGAGAGGATAGTGCTGGTTGCCCAGTAGAATTGACTCTGGCCCCAGGATCTTCTGGTGGTAGGGGCTCAAGGTCACTGGCAGTAGGTGTGGCTGAGGAGATAGTGAAGAGGGCACCTGTGGTCAGGCCCCCGTTGGGAGGAGCTGGATTCTCCTGGCTAAACAACAGCTGTGGGCTGGCTCCCTTCTCTGGGcttctctctgcaggccccatCTGGAGAGGGAATTCGGTCAGGTTGGAAACCAAGGCCATGCCATCAGGCAGGGCGGGGCTTGTGGAGGGCAGCGTTTGTTTCCTGAGGCCCCGGGATGCTCTGTTGCTCTGACGTGGCCCTCTGCTCCTGGCTGGCCTAGCTTCCAAATGGGCACTGACCTTGGTGAGTGTGTCTGGCTTCCCCAGGCTCCCCCAGTTATTTGTCCAAAGCCTGTTGGCTTGACTCTGATGCTTGGTCTTTTCAGCTTGACCGGGTGAGCCCAGATGTCCACCTGCCTTGGACCTCAGCTGCTTTTGGATGTCTGTAGGAAGAGCTGACATTTTTATAGCCCCTGAGGAATCCTCTTTTGCACTGGCTCCTCCTGTCACTGAGGGGTCCCCAGGTTGAAGGCCCTGGGCATTGTCTTCACTCTTGGCTGTAGCATCCAGGACCTGGAGTAGAGGAAAGGAACAACAGGCTGGTTCCTGGAGCCCCTGTCCAAGCTGGGCACTGGGTACCCAGGGAGGATCTGGCATGGGATGAGGCCAAGCCCTGCCACTGTGGAGGGTGGATAGTGCAGAGGCTCCTGTAGGCACAGACTCGTCCTTAAAGCCGGGATCCTTTGCAATAGGGTTGGTAAGTATAGCTCCTATGGGACTCCCTGCTGGGTCGTCAAGGTGTCCCTTAGGGTCGTGGCTGAGACTGGCACTTGGAGGGGAGGTGACATCCTTAAGCATCAAGCTGGGTTCTAGGGCCAGATGGGCATTGGGGTTGTTGAATCCATCTAGAGCAGAGGAATTTGGGCAGGGCTCCTGGGCCTCACGGGGGTCTGGAGAATGTCCTCTCATATGTTTGTCGGGAAACAACAGTGGGGCATTCTCCTTCTGTGTCCCTGAAGCATCATTATTTTTAGAAAACGAAAGCTCACTGTTTGGGCTATACTTGGCTAAACTCTCAGCATGTAGCAAGGGTGCCCGATGCTTGCTAGAGTCCGGCAGATGGTCACTAAGGGGGACCTGACTTTCTGTGTTGGAGATGGTGGTCTCCTGAACTGTCTGAAAACTGAGGGTGAAGCCTACAGGGCTGAGAGGAGCTCCAGAACCCGGGTCTTCCTGGGTACCTGGGGGAGGAGCTGCTTTTTCTGTTTGGCAGGGGGCCGGGTAGGACCACTCTTTCTGGGGGTTCCTGGGGGCCCCTTCCTGCTGTGAACTTGATCCCTCAAGACATGTAAGGCTGGCTGCTGGCTCCCTCTGGGCTGAGGCAGCCTGAAGTGTGGGCAGCAAGGAGGCCTGTTTTGGGCTTGGGTCTGTCTTGCCTTCATGTACAGCTTCCTCAGGCTCTCCCAAGACCCCATGTGCACTCCCCCTTCCTTGCAGTTGGCTTTCTAATTCAGTTACCAATCTTTTGATCTCTAGTTCGTCCTCGCACAGATTGCTCATAAGGGTAACGCTACATTCGCTTCCCTTTTCAGGCCCAGGGGGAGGGCTGGGAGGGACTGTCTGTTCAAAGGGGCACTCTTTGCTGAGTGCTTTTCCCTTGGAGAGGCCAGGAAAGGGGCCAGGCAGCACGGGAGAAACTTCCTCCAGCAGCAAGAATGGGGGATAGAGAGAATCTTCCAGGGGCTTCTTAGGGGGAGGGCCAGAACACACCAGCGGTACATGGGCGACCCTGTTTGCAGACAAGCTGTCATAGAGTGGTGAGTCAAAGCCATCCTCAGGTAGCCCCGCAAACAGGGATGTGGAGTCCAAGGTCAGTGGCGAATGCACCTTGCCTGGGTCTGTTTCGGCTGGGTAGGGCGGCTCCTTCCGTGGTGCTGACTCAATAGTCTCCATACTGTCCTGGCTAAGGTAGCAGCTGCGGGCAGGCAGTGTGTCCATATCTAAAGGCTTGGAGTACAAATCTTCAGGGAAGCAGTTAGCTAGGTCCTTGGAGCCAAGGAACAATTCACAGGGAGTGTGGTTGTTAGGCAGGGGTCCTCTTTTGGCATCTGGACACCCTATAGAGTGCCTGTCACAGTGGTCAGGGTTGCAACCAGGACTAGAGTTCTTGAAAACTGGGATGCTGGGTTCAGTGTAGAAAGCATCTGCCACCTTACCAATGGGTAGCAGGCCCCCTCCAGGCTGGGAAGCAGAAGAGTTATCCCTGGTGTGCAAACTGGGGGACTTCATGCATCCGGAAGTACCCAGCAGACAGCCTGCTTCTGGTGCTGGCATGCTCTTTCCCGATAGTGTTTCAGGGTGGCTCCCTGATGGCCTAGGGCTGCCAGCCTGTGCTGGCACTGCAGCGTTGGGGCCGGGGCTCTCACCGCCACAACTAGCTGGAGAACCAGACCTCTCTCCAAGTTCTGTGCCCTGACGGTGTAACTCAGCAGCAACTCCAGGTTCCTTGGCCTCCTGGGGGAAGCCCAGGGCTGCATGGATTTCCTCTGGGGTCTTGTTGGTGGTGAGGACCTGTGAAGGATGTTTTGGGGTTTCTATGGGGTGACCGGTATGCTCAGGGCCTCTTTCCATGGGATCCTCTGTAGCATCCAAGCTCTGCAACAGGCTGTGTGTCCTTCTTGGAGTGGGAGAGCCCCTGTTCTCACCAGCCTCCTGCCTCATGACCTTTCTTGGGTTCTGGGCtaaatcttccttcttcctcttcttgccCTGGCGCCACCGTTGGCGACTGTGACGGGAGCAGCCTTGGACAGGAGCCTCCAAATTTCGCTGCTGCACACTGCCCTCCTCCTCAGATTCAGAGGTACAGCCATGCCCCCTGAGCCTGCCCTCCTGGGTGCTAGGTGGTCTGGTGGGCAGCACTGGGACATGGGAGACCTGGCTGCATGGGGCTTGCCGCCTGGGGCCCCTGTTTTTCTGCTGTACTATCTTATGGATGAGCTCCTTGCTCCAGGAGCCACCCCGACCCCTCCTTTTCCTGGAGTCC
Coding sequences within it:
- the Znf469 gene encoding zinc finger protein 469, yielding MPGERPPTLPRDLQPCEVSRSLGCPSQHPLKDHSSASRTTQGMRDEGNKAEGSPEAQLNQAKEVEQEDLLLRTQVPEGRSCAQAYSWLASRMESGHPQLHSLSTSRIRCILDEPPKDLQHKAPQVSETKAPRGPKTRARPRPSIPRAEALPSPKENGSQRCFQEAPSSFTSTNCTSPSATPRPLPRRASQSSGTSPHRPASGTNLQAIGTNPWPPAAENSFPGANFGIPSTEPKPFPEGSKPSSPQGVSVLYPFPVETAQHEQAAGTVLFTFHQPLVAWSEEALDTNPAYPSLPCNPGQSGGTSTPSDLGGALSPPGAAHLVPSPFHESLHKSLTKGLPEGPPPTHDGLGSPRGTPNPPPQRHFPGQGYGANGVGTSPTPLDTELPTPGPPPTHLPHLWDSTAPYPMSTLGPAVSARTSFFKGQQLCLPQSPPLPWSPVLTTPGPNSHQMGVLNQLTFPRGSSEWQGDSQGALGALNTMPRPGETLSALRSSPVQPSSSPRLLAYGGLKDPGTQPLFFGGAQPQVSPQGTLSLPPPRVVGASPNESPLPSPATNTASSSTCSSLSPPSSSPANPSSEDSQQPGPLRPSAFFLPPTHSQEISSPFPSPEPTHTLPTRYQSESAKAFPLPTEGPGAEDAFQGLEGAPLPDKSPSLGRDRLQGLPPEPPPYSAQHFSLSSASLDQLDVLLTCRQCDRNYSSLAAFLEHRPLCSLLLAKNKDGSLLPPGLPTPTTTSKASTDAHSALLEHNQAAPFLLTRDDQGDSRDDSLRTSFLPGLAANSFPLPSSDLDMEDDAKLDRLITEALNGMEYQSDNPEIDSSFIDVFADEEPSGSRGPSAGHPLNTQVGATPKNGTQPQLPSRAAVPEPQTPCTGGGGCPARSRPKTRSLGLAAAEAHATTLVRQQRRGKQFKLFRKEPGVIKGTNNPARAICLRPRRKGRSAERPRPQDPRGRLRKSHGHAEHSIPRAASKETRSSKHLQLPSGKDSRKRRGRGGSWSKELIHKIVQQKNRGPRRQAPCSQVSHVPVLPTRPPSTQEGRLRGHGCTSESEEEGSVQQRNLEAPVQGCSRHSRQRWRQGKKRKKEDLAQNPRKVMRQEAGENRGSPTPRRTHSLLQSLDATEDPMERGPEHTGHPIETPKHPSQVLTTNKTPEEIHAALGFPQEAKEPGVAAELHRQGTELGERSGSPASCGGESPGPNAAVPAQAGSPRPSGSHPETLSGKSMPAPEAGCLLGTSGCMKSPSLHTRDNSSASQPGGGLLPIGKVADAFYTEPSIPVFKNSSPGCNPDHCDRHSIGCPDAKRGPLPNNHTPCELFLGSKDLANCFPEDLYSKPLDMDTLPARSCYLSQDSMETIESAPRKEPPYPAETDPGKVHSPLTLDSTSLFAGLPEDGFDSPLYDSLSANRVAHVPLVCSGPPPKKPLEDSLYPPFLLLEEVSPVLPGPFPGLSKGKALSKECPFEQTVPPSPPPGPEKGSECSVTLMSNLCEDELEIKRLVTELESQLQGRGSAHGVLGEPEEAVHEGKTDPSPKQASLLPTLQAASAQREPAASLTCLEGSSSQQEGAPRNPQKEWSYPAPCQTEKAAPPPGTQEDPGSGAPLSPVGFTLSFQTVQETTISNTESQVPLSDHLPDSSKHRAPLLHAESLAKYSPNSELSFSKNNDASGTQKENAPLLFPDKHMRGHSPDPREAQEPCPNSSALDGFNNPNAHLALEPSLMLKDVTSPPSASLSHDPKGHLDDPAGSPIGAILTNPIAKDPGFKDESVPTGASALSTLHSGRAWPHPMPDPPWVPSAQLGQGLQEPACCSFPLLQVLDATAKSEDNAQGLQPGDPSVTGGASAKEDSSGAIKMSALPTDIQKQLRSKAGGHLGSPGQAEKTKHQSQANRLWTNNWGSLGKPDTLTKVSAHLEARPARSRGPRQSNRASRGLRKQTLPSTSPALPDGMALVSNLTEFPLQMGPAERSPEKGASPQLLFSQENPAPPNGGLTTGALFTISSATPTASDLEPLPPEDPGARVNSTGQPALSSHRDLPSYYHQPACPVLEPLGKAGHGQATRDAGPPATSTSLIASSCSCEETLSRCSPLGTNSPKDPPSDPLGPISFLAPAVLERDSPKGIAVRTLEDSGKEEMGISPAHATAPPPGIPSSPKMTIKAAPLTKDGLDSGERLEVPDPHCMGVPPLNSSERTYSTDASLGPQSSTPCPGIINVSTDLATPGTTRPDSQISQEDEAGASIEEQDNPGTPGTRHCDVTKVPRASARGMPMGLPLAPATSLRCTSSDVRSDSPQCCISISHHPPQKDPFSPPDHKRRRPRSLRKKPEPTEKTPAGLPIACELCSASFRSRAGLSRHKARKHRPHKEAARSLLSPMILPACQPPDPMTQARQTPGKKICKVPGKERPRPPEALEDTMGPGPEILKVTSEKSEGAGTPDTPLNQQPPMPGPSEQGKSTKVPASKPRRMDGWQADQVHPKQAEMRGRRQGGEPANSPSHSERKSNRKGGKLGVRRKKHGPRDTTHMTSGKHLSEPSAACGYHLTPRSLSPGGERRTAVRPSPPPPTVGPRALEDSEDMSKGTLCTEEVPAQKALPEGRVCQGTIEKEHPMEQEAAWTQWFWGPGEARALDISGEPSKAVESQPAGDSRDAKGRSDGGTGKGTPDFPDSTHSLEADSTISSFPQGSVDDLDTQGGARGSKVTTPETLGPHHRELPDLFDDEVSFSQLFPLDGRLTQKNLRVYGKRCKRPKHPSPKEPRAEVADSGSLCSIRLPTDLSDSGSLCLSREEEFLWDDEAMSLPESLLPDGLLSSKTAGLDPWTPSLSLWALESNQEASYMEEEASCLTENQEEWSEPIPQLHMVPAAWRDLELCSPACETASSLGDASPEPPNLEREHDNRLPGNTSLPTLYIKDFEVLSTQLEIQDLCFLGPCDDLSDLPNPGLLDLQATANSQGPPNRRMKEAAGARRAKGRERTVKGRRASYKCRVCFRRFHSLGELDLHKLAHSPSPPPTCYMCVERRFSSRELLREHLWEKHVQGKAGPWACGMCLKEVADVWMYNQHLREHAARFARNGQARRTLGDLPGGLEGEGTLTHFLNSIVEQASKPQKAKHSIGKASREASEQEGEPGKKISRRRVKHKMLDSVTPSQDGALLSLGGSIEGGSPSILTDRSATCSGSAKTPPTPSPDPWSHSESPLQAVPVHEDCKDPSRDCHHCGKQFPKPFKLQRHLAVHSPQRVYLCPQCPQVYPEHWELRAHLGLTHGVTEERELPHMPLYACELCANVMHVIRRSFVCSSCNYTFAKKEQFDRHMDKHLRSGQQPFSLRSVRRPGVPRRKTQVPQDGLPSRRHGVVVPSGSPELSTDGILPTRSPNPSEVSLPALPLICSETAPSLILEQPSTQERPVDQVDHSPRGNNPPLSDQDLPPPSLSPFSAASAEGTSGCKLEKPESEAFLGSLEPCEWQSLVGEKRALRLFSGKHRRPGTRGKDAPACSPGDPSWLQRERLVTTHHIVPEGRREDSSQKGSACSSTSKQRSPAPPNKVPKLPAPARKPGLGNPAPGELVLSPEDRVKPSTSKAKPRPSSQCSGGLQPSTQTGGGSQPQPTSGQLQSEMASTPTEPSNPSGGSSTPDQPPPRAHTKGSTRGPREADHHGVQVHSSPREKRENNEKKRKSQALGLARHGIMASTGRAPSAPDKLSRAPRKQATPSRVPPVKSRLSGQSSRTRPQPSAQRKGDLGHGSEKASFPQARHLSRPYKRVRAVHGVEPMEPRDHRTAEAQSDLLSQLFGQKLTSFKIPLKKDNPQ